One Nicotiana tomentosiformis chromosome 4, ASM39032v3, whole genome shotgun sequence genomic window carries:
- the LOC104087386 gene encoding probable choline kinase 1, translated as MAVKTNESILPEELMKLLLNLATKWGDVLDLKTLKVHHLSGALTNEVYRISWPTNNNENVSRKVLVRMYGEGVERFFNRDEEIRTFECLSKKGQGPKLLGQFPNGRVEEFIHSRTLSADDLRDSEISASVAAKLREFHNLDMPGLKNVLLWDRLRNWLNEAKGLCSPEHMKEFSLGNLEKEINLLEKEVSTESQEIAFCHNDMQYGNIMIDEKTRAITIIDYEYAGYNPIAYDFANHFCEMTANYHTDTPHIMHFNTYPDIEERHRFIRAYLSSSGHQPSDEKVKKLADEAEKYTLANHLFWGLWGVISAYVNNIEFDYMEYARGRFEQYWLRKPELLGATDNLPHVNGSAEAKTDSPLLIDVKTCTLTM; from the exons ATGGCGGTGAAGACTAATGAAAGTATTCTGCCAGAGGAATTGATGAAATTGCTTCTAAATTTAGCTACAAAATGGGGGGATGTATTGGATCTAAAGACGTTGAAAGTTCACCATTTGAGTGGTGCCCTGACTAATGAGGTTTATCGGATAAGTTGGCCTACTAATAACAACGAAAATGTGTCGAGGAAAGTCTTGGTTCGCATGTATGGTGAAGGAGTAGAGCGTTTCTTCAATAGGGATGAGGAGATTAGAACTTTTGAGTGCTTGTCAAAGAAAGGTCAAGGACCTAAACTTCTTGGTCAGTTTCCAAATGGTAGAGTTGAGGAGTTCATTCATTCAAGG ACACTATCTGCTGATGATCTTCGTGACTCGGAGATCTCTGCTTCGGTAGCTGCTAAACTGAGGGAGTTTCATAACCTTGACATGCCTGGTTTAAAGAATGTCCTTCTCTGGGATCGTCTCAG AAACTGGCTAAATGAGGCAAAGGGACTGTGCTCCCCTGAACATATGAAGGAGTTCTCCTTAGGTAATCTTGAAAAGGAAATCAACTTATTGGAAAAGGAAGTGTCAACAGAGTCTCAAGAGATTGCCTTTTGCCACAATGATATGCAGTATGGTAATATAATGATTGACGAAAAAACGAGGGCCATTACTATCATC GACTACGAGTATGCTGGTTACAATCCAATTGCTTATGACTTTGCAAACCACTTCTGCGAAATGACAGCAAATTATCATACTGATACCCCTCATATCATGCACTTCAATACGTACCCTG ATATAGAGGAGCGACATCGGTTTATTCGTGCATATCTCAGCTCTTCAG GCCATCAACCAAGTGATGAGAAAGTAAAGAAGCTCGCTGATGAAGCAGAGAAGTATACCCTTGCAAATCACTTGTTCTGGGGATTGTGGGGAGTCATCTCG GCATATGTTAACAATATCGAGTTTGATTACATGGAGTACGCAAGGGGAAGATTCGAGCAGTATTGGTTGAGAAAGCCCGAACTATTGGGTGCCACAGACAACTTGCCTCATGTAAACGGTTCAGCTGAAGCAAAAACAGATTCTCCACTATTGATTGATGTCAAAACATGTACATTAACAATGTAG